A window of Calonectris borealis unplaced genomic scaffold, bCalBor7.hap1.2 HAP1_SCAFFOLD_133, whole genome shotgun sequence contains these coding sequences:
- the LOC142077022 gene encoding olfactory receptor 10H2-like, giving the protein MQRDNQTTPRGFILTGFSQLPELQVVLFVLFLLMHVVTVAGNIAIMVVIRVDRGLHTPMYLFLGALSFSELFYTFSIIPKMLSGLVPGTRAISFLGCAAQMNFSFTFGFMHSFLLTVMGYDRYVAICHPLRYNTLMTSRVCTQLVVASWLGGCLLGLLVTCAVFQLPFCQSHQIDHFFCHVPPLLQLACAGGEKAAIVVNVFCLTALLGCLLLILLSYAFILGRILQIPSAEGRHKTFSTCASHITVVVVHYGCASVIYLQRKSPHAAGANALIDVSYTVFTPFLSPIIFSLRSKDLKNALRKSLRKSFIVRNASFWPGFPFSHGSGYQ; this is encoded by the coding sequence ATGCAAAGGGACAACCAAACCACCCCGAGAGGGTTCATTTTGACCGGGTTTTCCCAATTACCTGAGCTCCAGGTTGTGTTGTTTGTGCTATTTCTCCTCATGCACGTGGTGACCGTGGCTGGAAATATAGCGATCATGGTTGTTATCAGGGTGGACCGCGGGCTGCACACGCCCATGTATCTCTTCCTAGGTGCCCTGTCCTTCTCAGAGCTCTTTTACACCTTCTCCATCATCCCAAAGATGCTGTCGgggttagtgccgggaactcgagCCATTTCTTTCCTGGGCTGTGCTGCACAAATGAATTTCTCCTTCACGTTTGGCTTCATGCACTCTTTCCTCCTGACGGTGATGGGGTACGACCGGTACGTGGCCATCTGTCACCCCTTGCGTTACAACACCCTCATGACCTCCCGTGTCTGTACGCAGCTGGTGGTTGCCTCCTGGCTGGGTGGGtgtctcctggggctgctggtgacTTGCGCCGTCTTCCAGTTACCCTTCTGCCAGTCCCACCAGATCGACCATTTCTTCTGCCATGTGCcccccctgctccagctggcttgtgctggtggCGAGAAGGCTGCCATCGTGGTCAATGTCTTCTGCTTGACTGCCTTGTTGGGTTGCTTGCTGCTCATCCTTCTCTCCTACGCCTTCATCCTTGGCCGCATCCTGCAGATACCTTCAGCGGAGGGGAggcacaaaaccttctccacCTGCGCCTCCCACATCACCGTAGTGGTGGTGCATTACGGCTGCGCCTCCGTTATCTACCTGCAACGCAAATCGCCCCACGCTGCGGGAGCGAACGCTCTCATTGATGTGTCCTACACTGTCTTCACCCCCTTCCTCAGCCCCATCATTTTTAGTCTGCGAAGCAAAGACTTAAAAAATGCCCTTCGGAAATCCCTGCGGAAAAGCTTCATCGTCAGGAATGCGAGTTTCTGGCCAGGGTTTCCTTTCAGCCACGGGAGTGGTTatcagtag